The following proteins are co-located in the [Pasteurella] mairii genome:
- the uup gene encoding ABC transporter ATP-binding protein, producing the protein MALISLTNGYLSFSDHPLLDYTELHIEAGERVCLVGRNGAGKSTLMKILAGEVVMDDGRLQFECDLVVSRLEQDPPRHAEDNVFDYVAEGVGHLADLLKEYHRISFLLENAYEDSLLNQLAQVQAQLEHAGGWQFETRIKEVLAKLALDPNTRLADLSGGWLRKAALARALVCAPDVLLLDEPTNHLDVEAIEWLEEFLLGFSGSIVFISHDRSFIRKMATRIVDLDRGKLVSYPGDYDLYLTTKEENLRVEALQNELFDKKLAQEEIWIRQGIKARRTRNEGRVRALKALREERRQRRDVLGSAKLQLDTSSRSGKIVFELEDVSYAIGDKTLLSHFSTTILRGDKIALVGPNGCGKTTFIKLLLGELQPTSGKIRCGTKLDIAYFDQYRADLDPEKTVMDNVADGKQDIEVNGVKRHVLGYLQDFLFPPKRAMTPVKALSGGERNRLLLAKLLLKPNNLLILDEPTNDLDVETLELLEDILTDYQGTLLIVSHDRQFIDNTATECYIFEGEGVLNKYVGGFHDAKQQQVNYFATKAAEQAARQSKKATPQQESAVQKSEVSSQPHKPRTVKLSYKEQRELEQLPSLLEELEEKITALQEEIGDANFFQQPHDYTSAKLQLLADTEQALEEAFLRWENLENKKNGANE; encoded by the coding sequence GTGGCATTAATCAGCTTAACCAATGGATACCTTTCTTTTAGCGATCATCCGTTATTGGATTATACCGAATTACATATTGAAGCCGGCGAGCGGGTGTGTTTAGTTGGGCGCAATGGCGCGGGCAAATCGACGTTAATGAAAATTTTGGCAGGTGAGGTCGTGATGGACGACGGGCGCTTGCAATTTGAATGCGATTTGGTGGTTTCCCGTTTAGAACAAGATCCGCCGCGCCATGCTGAGGACAATGTGTTTGATTATGTTGCCGAGGGCGTTGGGCATTTAGCCGATTTACTCAAAGAATATCACCGCATTTCGTTTTTATTGGAAAATGCCTATGAAGACAGTCTGCTTAATCAACTAGCGCAGGTGCAAGCCCAATTGGAACACGCCGGCGGTTGGCAGTTTGAAACGCGGATTAAAGAAGTGTTAGCAAAATTAGCATTGGATCCAAACACGCGTCTTGCGGATTTATCTGGCGGCTGGTTGCGTAAAGCAGCATTGGCAAGAGCGCTTGTTTGCGCGCCGGATGTGTTGTTGCTGGATGAACCAACTAACCATTTGGACGTAGAAGCCATCGAATGGTTGGAAGAATTTTTACTTGGATTTAGCGGCAGCATTGTGTTTATTTCCCATGACCGTTCTTTTATCCGCAAAATGGCGACGCGCATTGTGGATTTGGATCGCGGAAAATTGGTCTCTTATCCGGGGGATTACGATTTATATTTAACCACCAAAGAAGAAAATCTGCGCGTGGAAGCCTTGCAAAATGAGTTGTTTGATAAAAAATTGGCACAAGAAGAAATTTGGATCCGTCAAGGGATCAAAGCCAGACGAACTCGTAACGAAGGGCGCGTGCGTGCGCTAAAAGCATTGCGTGAAGAACGTCGTCAGCGACGCGATGTGCTGGGCAGCGCGAAATTGCAATTAGACACCTCCAGTCGTTCGGGCAAAATTGTGTTTGAGTTAGAAGATGTAAGTTATGCGATTGGCGATAAAACCCTGTTGAGCCATTTTAGTACCACCATTTTACGCGGCGATAAAATTGCGTTGGTTGGACCGAACGGTTGCGGTAAAACAACGTTTATTAAATTGCTTTTAGGCGAATTGCAACCGACGTCGGGTAAAATTCGTTGCGGTACTAAGCTGGATATTGCTTATTTTGATCAATATCGAGCGGATTTAGATCCGGAGAAAACCGTGATGGATAACGTGGCGGACGGAAAACAAGATATTGAAGTCAACGGGGTAAAACGTCATGTACTGGGATATTTGCAAGACTTTTTATTTCCGCCAAAACGCGCCATGACGCCGGTGAAAGCCTTATCCGGAGGCGAGCGCAATCGCTTGTTATTGGCAAAATTATTGTTGAAGCCGAATAATTTATTAATTCTGGATGAACCGACCAATGATTTGGATGTAGAAACCTTGGAATTATTGGAAGATATTTTGACCGATTATCAAGGAACTTTATTAATTGTGAGCCACGATCGTCAATTTATCGATAACACTGCCACAGAATGTTATATTTTTGAGGGCGAGGGCGTATTGAATAAATATGTAGGCGGGTTCCATGATGCCAAACAGCAACAAGTCAATTATTTTGCCACCAAAGCGGCTGAACAGGCGGCTCGTCAAAGTAAAAAAGCCACGCCACAGCAAGAAAGTGCGGTGCAAAAATCGGAAGTTTCGTCACAACCGCATAAACCGCGCACAGTGAAATTATCCTACAAAGAGCAGCGAGAATTAGAACAATTGCCGAGTTTATTGGAAGAATTAGAAGAAAAAATCACCGCACTTCAAGAAGAAATCGGTGATGCAAACTTTTTCCAACAGCCCCATGATTATACGTCGGCAAAACTGCAATTATTAGCGGACACCGAGCAAGCCTTGGAGGAGGCTTTTTTACGTTGGGAAAATTTAGAAAACAAGAAAAATGGTGCAAATGAGTAA
- a CDS encoding thioredoxin has translation MKTHVIEINEQNLTETLQNAQHTPMAIVFYAPSHQTSVEFTALLSRYAEKYQGQFLLAKVNCETEQMVAAQFRIQALPTTYLFRDGQALDAFQGALEEETLQQRLSAILPKEDEIKFNQALELLSGEHYDDALPLLKEAWELSDKKNSDIALLYAETYIAMKRTEPAQDILKQIPLQDRDSRWQGLQAQIDLLIKAADTPEIQQLQADFAKNPSAEIALKLALQLHQANRNEEALELLFSLLKQDLAAENGEVKKQFLEILAAIGNHDPITNKYRRLLYALLY, from the coding sequence ATGAAAACTCATGTTATTGAAATTAATGAACAAAACTTAACGGAAACGTTGCAAAACGCGCAGCATACGCCAATGGCAATTGTTTTTTATGCGCCCAGCCATCAAACATCGGTAGAATTTACCGCTCTTTTATCCCGTTATGCGGAAAAATATCAAGGGCAATTTCTTTTAGCTAAAGTCAATTGCGAAACAGAACAAATGGTTGCTGCGCAATTTCGTATCCAAGCCTTGCCAACCACTTATTTATTTAGAGACGGTCAAGCGCTAGATGCCTTTCAAGGAGCGTTAGAAGAAGAAACCTTGCAACAACGTTTAAGCGCGATTTTGCCAAAAGAAGACGAAATTAAATTTAATCAAGCCTTAGAATTATTATCCGGCGAACATTATGACGACGCCTTACCGTTGTTAAAAGAAGCCTGGGAACTCTCCGATAAGAAAAACAGCGATATTGCGTTGTTGTATGCAGAAACCTATATCGCCATGAAACGTACAGAACCGGCGCAAGATATTTTAAAACAAATTCCGCTGCAAGATCGCGATAGCCGCTGGCAAGGGCTACAAGCGCAAATTGATTTGTTAATTAAAGCGGCAGATACGCCGGAAATCCAACAATTACAAGCCGATTTTGCTAAAAATCCAAGTGCGGAAATTGCGCTAAAATTGGCATTACAATTGCACCAAGCCAATCGCAACGAAGAAGCGTTGGAACTGTTATTTAGCCTTTTAAAACAGGATTTGGCAGCAGAAAATGGCGAAGTGAAAAAACAATTTTTGGAAATCTTAGCCGCCATCGGCAACCACGATCCGATTACCAATAAATATCGCCGATTATTGTACGCATTACTCTATTGA
- the cydD_1 gene encoding ATP-binding/permease protein CydD, which yields MNKARQKYLFKWLRNQQNIIKKPLALTIILATFSSLILVAQTWLLATVLQRLIMENTDRSQLLPHFVALILCFALRALILWLREKIGFQSGQQLRRHIRQQILAKIHQVGPATINHKPAGSWASIMLEQVENLHNFYARYLPQQALSVIVPVIILIAVFPLNWAAGLILLFTAPLIPIFMILVGIAAADSSQRNMETLSRLSAQFLDRLQGLETLRIFNRTAEQTQHIEESTEAFRETTMDVLKLAFLSSAVLEFFTSISIALMAVYFGFSYLGELDFGTYDTSLSLFVGFFCLILAPEFYQPLRDLGTYYHDRSAGIGAADVIVDFLEQDYITTQSKSAHQQLDTQRAVEIWAENFIVLSPQGQPLTQALNFHLAPNSHTALVGQSGAGKTSLINVLLGFLAYQGSLKINGIEFRELDLTQWRKQVAWVGQNPLLLQGSIRENLLLGDIQASNQQIEQALTRAQAKEFTDKLGLEHEIKEGGIGLSVGQAQRLAVARALLRQSKLLVLDEPTASLDAQSENLVLQALQQISDQQTTLMITHRIEDLKQCDQILVMQQGQIIQQGTFAQLQDHGYFAELLAQRKQDIH from the coding sequence ATGAATAAAGCCCGCCAAAAATATCTGTTTAAATGGCTAAGAAACCAACAAAACATCATTAAGAAACCATTAGCGTTGACCATTATCCTTGCCACGTTTTCTTCTTTAATTTTGGTGGCACAAACTTGGTTATTGGCAACGGTGTTGCAACGGTTGATTATGGAAAATACCGATCGCAGTCAATTATTACCGCACTTTGTCGCCTTAATTCTGTGTTTCGCCTTGCGCGCATTAATTTTATGGTTGAGAGAAAAAATCGGCTTCCAAAGTGGACAACAATTACGCCGTCATATTCGCCAACAAATTTTAGCTAAAATCCACCAAGTGGGACCGGCAACCATTAATCATAAACCCGCGGGCAGTTGGGCAAGTATTATGTTGGAGCAAGTAGAAAATCTGCATAATTTTTATGCCCGCTATTTGCCGCAGCAAGCCTTATCCGTGATTGTGCCGGTGATCATTTTAATTGCTGTATTTCCACTAAACTGGGCGGCTGGACTTATTTTATTATTCACCGCGCCGCTTATTCCGATTTTTATGATTTTAGTAGGGATTGCCGCCGCCGACAGCAGTCAACGCAATATGGAAACCCTCTCCCGTTTAAGCGCACAATTTTTAGATCGTTTGCAAGGGCTTGAAACCTTAAGAATTTTTAACCGCACTGCGGAGCAAACCCAGCATATTGAAGAAAGTACGGAAGCTTTCCGTGAAACCACCATGGATGTGTTAAAACTGGCGTTTTTATCCTCGGCGGTATTGGAATTTTTCACTTCGATTTCGATTGCTCTAATGGCGGTTTATTTCGGTTTTAGTTATTTAGGCGAACTGGATTTCGGTACCTATGACACCTCACTAAGCCTCTTCGTCGGCTTTTTCTGCTTAATTCTTGCGCCGGAGTTTTATCAACCGCTGCGTGATCTCGGTACCTATTATCACGATCGTTCCGCCGGTATCGGTGCTGCGGATGTGATTGTGGATTTTTTAGAACAAGATTATATTACAACCCAATCTAAATCCGCCCACCAGCAACTTGATACACAACGTGCGGTAGAAATTTGGGCAGAAAATTTCATTGTACTGTCGCCGCAAGGTCAACCGTTAACACAAGCCTTAAACTTTCACCTAGCGCCGAACAGCCACACCGCCTTAGTGGGACAAAGTGGCGCGGGAAAAACTTCCTTGATCAATGTGCTATTAGGCTTTTTGGCTTATCAAGGCAGCTTAAAAATCAATGGAATCGAGTTTCGGGAGCTAGATTTAACCCAATGGCGCAAACAGGTAGCTTGGGTGGGGCAAAATCCGCTACTGTTACAAGGCAGCATCCGTGAAAATCTGCTACTGGGCGATATTCAAGCCTCAAACCAACAAATCGAACAAGCACTCACGCGGGCACAAGCTAAAGAGTTTACCGATAAATTAGGTTTAGAGCATGAAATTAAAGAAGGCGGTATCGGGCTTTCTGTCGGTCAGGCGCAACGTTTAGCGGTGGCTCGCGCCTTGCTGCGTCAAAGCAAATTATTGGTGTTAGACGAACCAACCGCCAGTTTAGATGCCCAGTCGGAAAATTTAGTCTTGCAAGCCTTACAACAAATCAGCGACCAGCAAACTACCTTAATGATCACTCACCGCATTGAAGATCTTAAACAATGCGACCAAATTTTGGTGATGCAACAAGGGCAAATCATCCAACAAGGCACCTTCGCCCAATTACAAGATCATGGCTATTTTGCCGAACTTTTGGCTCAACGAAAACAGGATATTCACTAA
- the trxB gene encoding thioredoxin reductase, which yields MSEIKHSKLLILGSGPAGYTAAIYAARANLKPVLVTGLQQGGQLTTTTEIENWPGDFGDTTGPELMQRMLQHAEKFDTEIIFDHINRVDLSSRPFKLYGDMQTFSCDALIIATGASARYLGLPSEEAYKGRGVSACATCDGFFYRNKPVAVIGGGNTAVEEALYLANIASEVHLIHRRDSFRAEKILLDRLHKKVEEGKIVLHTYRTLDEVLGDDMGVTGLRLKDTQSETCEEIKVEGAFIAIGHAPNTDIFAGQLELNNDYIVVKSGLNGNATATSVEGVFAAGDVMDHNYRQAITSAGTGCMAALDAERYLDAQE from the coding sequence ATGTCAGAAATTAAACACAGCAAATTGCTTATTTTAGGCTCCGGTCCTGCCGGCTATACTGCCGCCATTTATGCCGCGCGCGCTAACCTTAAACCTGTGTTAGTCACCGGTTTGCAACAAGGCGGTCAATTAACTACGACCACGGAAATTGAAAACTGGCCGGGCGATTTTGGCGATACTACCGGTCCTGAATTGATGCAAAGAATGTTACAACACGCGGAAAAATTTGATACCGAAATTATTTTTGACCATATCAATCGCGTGGATTTGTCCTCTCGCCCGTTCAAACTTTATGGCGATATGCAAACCTTTAGTTGCGATGCATTAATTATCGCCACCGGCGCCTCTGCTCGTTATTTGGGTTTACCGTCCGAAGAAGCCTATAAAGGACGCGGCGTTTCCGCTTGCGCGACTTGTGACGGATTTTTCTATCGCAATAAACCGGTCGCGGTCATCGGCGGCGGCAATACTGCGGTGGAAGAAGCGCTTTATTTAGCCAATATCGCCTCCGAGGTGCATTTAATTCACCGTCGCGACAGTTTCCGCGCCGAAAAAATCCTGCTCGACCGTTTACACAAAAAAGTGGAAGAAGGCAAAATCGTACTCCATACGTATCGCACTTTAGACGAAGTTTTGGGTGATGATATGGGCGTGACCGGCTTGCGTTTAAAAGATACCCAATCCGAGACTTGCGAAGAAATCAAGGTAGAAGGTGCATTTATCGCGATTGGTCATGCACCAAATACGGATATTTTTGCCGGTCAACTGGAATTAAATAACGATTATATTGTGGTAAAATCCGGTTTAAACGGTAATGCAACTGCCACGTCCGTAGAAGGCGTATTTGCTGCCGGAGATGTGATGGATCATAACTATCGTCAAGCGATTACCTCTGCCGGAACCGGTTGTATGGCAGCGTTAGATGCTGAACGTTATCTTGATGCTCAAGAATAA
- a CDS encoding DoxX: MNILENLKPYILGLLRILAGYLYFLHGTAKLFEFPVSMTSGNGAVALFSLMGVAAILELVGGLLLLLGLFTRITSFLLSGQMAVAYLIAHASAATFLFPPANKGEIAVLYALLFFYFVFSGPGAFALDNRKKAST, encoded by the coding sequence ATGAACATCTTAGAAAACCTGAAACCTTACATCTTAGGCTTATTGAGAATTCTTGCCGGCTATCTGTATTTTTTACATGGCACTGCAAAATTATTTGAATTTCCTGTATCCATGACCAGTGGAAACGGCGCTGTCGCCCTATTTTCCTTGATGGGCGTCGCGGCTATTTTAGAATTAGTCGGTGGCTTGCTTTTACTCTTAGGGTTATTTACCCGCATTACTTCCTTTTTACTCTCCGGTCAAATGGCGGTCGCCTATTTAATCGCCCATGCCAGCGCTGCGACATTCTTATTTCCGCCTGCGAATAAAGGTGAAATTGCGGTATTATATGCACTGCTCTTCTTCTATTTCGTTTTCTCCGGTCCCGGTGCTTTTGCCTTAGATAACCGCAAAAAAGCTAGTACCTAA
- a CDS encoding transposase, IS605 OrfB family, translating to MLLRKAFKFEIMPNGEQIRRIKQFCGCSRFVFNRALAWQNEQYEQDNAFKFSYTKIANLLPQWKKELVWLKECHSQVLQQSLKDLESAFKNFFQKRADFPKFKKKGLKERFRFPQGCKLEQQNNRLYLPKIGWVRYRNSRDVIGEIKNVTVSQKCGRFFVSIQTEFECEIPTHKGGEIGIDMGVARFATLSNGAFFAPLNAFKTYKGKLAKLQKQLKNKVKFSQNWQKLKAKIAKLHHKIANCRKDFLHQTSSKISKNHAMLYIEDLQVQNMSASAKGTVEEHGKNVKQKSGLNRAILDQSWFEFRRQLDYKTQWLGGFLVAVPPQNTSRTCPCCGHTAKENRQTQANFECIECGYTENADVVGAINVLERGRAIVQA from the coding sequence ATGTTGCTACGCAAAGCCTTTAAGTTCGAAATAATGCCAAATGGCGAGCAAATTCGTAGAATTAAACAGTTCTGCGGTTGTTCTCGTTTTGTGTTTAACCGTGCGTTGGCTTGGCAAAATGAACAATATGAGCAAGACAATGCGTTTAAATTTAGCTATACCAAAATCGCCAATCTTCTTCCGCAATGGAAAAAAGAGCTGGTTTGGCTCAAAGAGTGCCATTCTCAAGTGCTTCAACAGTCGCTAAAAGACTTAGAAAGTGCCTTTAAAAATTTCTTTCAGAAACGTGCCGATTTTCCCAAATTTAAGAAAAAAGGGTTGAAAGAGCGTTTTCGTTTTCCGCAAGGTTGCAAATTAGAGCAACAAAATAACCGCTTGTACTTGCCGAAAATTGGTTGGGTTCGTTACCGCAATAGTCGTGATGTGATAGGCGAAATTAAAAATGTCACCGTTAGCCAAAAGTGCGGTCGATTTTTTGTGAGTATTCAAACGGAATTTGAATGTGAGATCCCAACGCATAAGGGCGGAGAGATTGGGATTGATATGGGCGTGGCTCGTTTTGCGACACTTTCCAATGGCGCATTTTTTGCGCCACTGAATGCGTTTAAAACCTATAAAGGCAAACTGGCAAAACTGCAAAAACAGCTTAAAAACAAGGTTAAATTTAGCCAAAATTGGCAAAAGTTAAAGGCGAAAATCGCTAAATTACATCACAAAATCGCCAACTGCCGCAAAGACTTTTTACACCAAACTTCAAGTAAAATCAGCAAAAACCACGCAATGCTCTACATTGAGGATTTGCAAGTGCAAAATATGTCGGCTTCCGCAAAAGGGACGGTGGAAGAACACGGAAAAAACGTGAAACAGAAATCGGGTTTGAATAGGGCGATATTAGACCAGTCTTGGTTTGAGTTTAGACGACAGTTGGACTACAAAACGCAATGGCTAGGCGGATTTTTGGTTGCAGTTCCACCGCAAAATACCAGCCGAACTTGCCCTTGTTGCGGACATACCGCCAAAGAAAACCGACAAACGCAGGCGAATTTTGAGTGCATAGAATGTGGTTACACGGAAAATGCGGATGTGGTTGGGGCAATCAATGTGTTAGAGCGTGGTCGAGCTATCGTCCAAGCATAA
- the lacE gene encoding EIICB-Lac: MGITADHMIQFMNKHIVPVAKRMENQPHIFAIRDGFIVVLPFLIVGSFIMILLIPPFDENTTNSFGQSWWAFSHWASDYGWRFFQMSFNAISLFTSASIAYNLAKAYKREPLPAAFLSVMTFLLVATPVKDGLMNIQFFGGVGLFSAIFIAIYTVELTRLLEYLHIRIRLPKEVPTAVAESLNIVIPILAVLLTLYPFTLYIENATGSTIPQLIMDYMAPLIRVSDSLGAICLFVFATHLLWFLGINGSLVLMQLWTPFLLQNMAANLSAFQAGEPLPYIVTNSFWDFYVVHGASGGVIALAFLLVRSQSAHLRSIGKIGIIPSFFSIGEPIVYGVPMVVNPLFFIPLILAPMANAIIAYLLLDFELIHRIYLMAPWTTPAPIGAYLVSAGDIWAPVLSIALIILDLVIYYPFFKMYERICLEKERQETLQLTSSPA, translated from the coding sequence ATGGGAATAACTGCAGACCACATGATTCAATTCATGAATAAACATATTGTTCCCGTAGCAAAACGAATGGAAAATCAACCGCACATTTTTGCAATTCGAGATGGTTTTATCGTGGTATTGCCGTTCTTGATTGTCGGCAGTTTTATCATGATTTTGTTGATCCCTCCCTTTGATGAAAATACTACTAATAGCTTTGGTCAAAGTTGGTGGGCATTTTCGCACTGGGCGAGTGACTATGGTTGGCGTTTTTTCCAAATGTCCTTCAATGCTATCTCGCTATTTACCTCTGCTAGTATTGCTTACAACTTAGCTAAGGCATACAAACGTGAACCCCTCCCCGCTGCATTTTTATCGGTCATGACCTTTTTGTTGGTCGCAACACCAGTAAAAGATGGATTGATGAATATTCAGTTTTTTGGCGGTGTCGGGTTATTCTCCGCCATCTTTATTGCGATTTATACGGTAGAACTTACCCGTTTATTGGAGTATTTGCATATACGCATTCGTTTACCTAAAGAGGTGCCAACTGCGGTTGCGGAATCATTGAATATCGTTATTCCGATATTAGCGGTACTCTTGACGCTTTATCCTTTTACACTTTATATCGAAAACGCTACAGGTTCGACTATTCCTCAATTAATTATGGATTACATGGCGCCGCTCATCCGAGTGAGCGATTCTTTGGGCGCGATATGTTTATTTGTATTCGCTACCCACTTATTGTGGTTCTTGGGAATTAATGGCTCGTTAGTGTTAATGCAGCTTTGGACCCCTTTTTTGTTACAAAATATGGCTGCCAATTTATCCGCGTTTCAAGCAGGTGAGCCACTCCCTTATATTGTCACCAATTCATTTTGGGATTTTTATGTGGTACATGGTGCCTCGGGTGGGGTTATTGCATTAGCTTTTTTATTAGTGCGCAGTCAATCAGCACATCTGCGTTCCATTGGTAAAATTGGTATCATCCCTTCCTTTTTCTCTATCGGTGAACCAATCGTGTACGGTGTACCCATGGTTGTCAACCCGCTATTCTTTATCCCATTGATTTTAGCGCCAATGGCAAATGCTATCATTGCTTATTTGTTGTTGGATTTTGAATTAATCCATCGCATTTATTTAATGGCACCTTGGACAACGCCAGCCCCTATCGGGGCTTATCTGGTTTCTGCGGGAGATATTTGGGCGCCTGTTTTAAGCATTGCATTGATTATACTGGATCTTGTAATTTATTATCCGTTTTTCAAAATGTATGAGCGAATTTGTTTAGAGAAAGAGCGACAAGAAACCTTACAATTGACATCCTCCCCTGCCTAA
- a CDS encoding Alpha-L-fucosidase — translation MHKKYYYADWNSIRTHQLPSWYEDAKLGIFIHWGVYSVPAFAPPTCQLGEIDVDEQWFCNNPYAEWYFNSINVGQGPTYEHHIATYGEDFTYEQFIPQWKAERWQPEQWAELFHQSGAKYVVLTTKHHDGYCLFPSQYTDFNSIQSGPQRDIMGELTEQVRAKGLRMGAYYSGIIDWQYASDPIFTESQNFSNACPTYEYADFAYKQVRELIDRYKPDVLWNDIGWPKVGEHMLPHLFAHYYNTVTEGVVDDRWNKLWCDFTSKEYQYGTASRDKKWEMCRGMGLSFGYNQVEDESHLISIHELIALLVSTVADNGNLLINIGPKADGSIPQPQVDRLLTLGDWLKINGEGIYASRCSQYPTQKWENITCYHTKVQGDLFLFIDGLQPGENIVPLNEIAIENIAALHPNLQFCIAQNAQGQFLRIKNYQENWYVLGFKIVNGEA, via the coding sequence ATGCATAAAAAATATTACTACGCTGACTGGAATTCAATTCGTACTCATCAACTTCCCTCTTGGTATGAAGATGCTAAACTCGGTATTTTTATTCACTGGGGCGTCTATTCCGTGCCCGCATTTGCGCCGCCTACTTGTCAATTGGGTGAAATTGATGTGGATGAGCAATGGTTTTGTAATAACCCTTATGCTGAATGGTATTTTAATTCGATTAATGTAGGGCAAGGTCCAACCTATGAACACCATATTGCCACCTATGGCGAGGACTTTACTTATGAGCAATTTATCCCGCAATGGAAAGCGGAGAGATGGCAACCCGAACAATGGGCAGAATTATTCCATCAATCTGGTGCCAAATATGTTGTTTTAACCACGAAACATCACGATGGATATTGCCTGTTCCCTAGCCAATATACTGATTTTAATAGCATTCAATCGGGACCACAACGGGATATTATGGGAGAACTGACCGAGCAAGTCAGAGCAAAAGGATTACGTATGGGGGCTTATTATTCGGGGATTATTGATTGGCAGTATGCCTCTGACCCTATTTTTACGGAAAGTCAAAATTTCTCCAATGCCTGCCCAACTTATGAATATGCGGACTTTGCGTATAAACAAGTCAGAGAATTGATTGATCGTTATAAACCTGATGTATTGTGGAATGATATAGGTTGGCCAAAGGTGGGTGAACATATGCTGCCTCATTTATTTGCCCATTATTACAACACCGTTACAGAGGGCGTGGTAGATGATCGTTGGAATAAGCTTTGGTGTGATTTTACGTCAAAAGAATATCAATATGGCACGGCTTCACGCGATAAAAAGTGGGAAATGTGTCGAGGAATGGGATTATCTTTTGGCTATAACCAAGTGGAAGATGAAAGCCACCTAATTTCAATTCATGAATTAATTGCCTTATTGGTATCGACAGTTGCTGATAATGGCAATTTGTTGATCAATATTGGTCCTAAAGCCGATGGTAGCATACCGCAACCACAGGTGGATCGTCTGCTTACTTTAGGTGATTGGTTAAAAATCAATGGTGAGGGTATCTATGCTTCCCGTTGCAGTCAATATCCTACTCAAAAATGGGAAAATATTACCTGCTACCACACTAAAGTCCAAGGGGATTTATTCCTGTTTATTGATGGATTACAACCTGGGGAAAATATTGTGCCATTAAACGAAATTGCAATTGAAAATATCGCAGCCTTACACCCCAACCTACAATTTTGCATAGCGCAAAATGCGCAAGGCCAATTTTTACGGATTAAAAATTATCAGGAAAATTGGTATGTTTTAGGATTTAAGATCGTAAATGGGGAGGCATAG
- the ribH gene encoding 6,7-dimethyl-8-ribityllumazine synthase — protein MKVLEGAVAAPEAKIAVVIARFNSFINESLLEGAVDALKRIGQVKEENITLVRAPGAYELPLVARRLAESKKYDAIVALGTVIRGGTAHFEYVAGEASSGLGQVAMQAEIPVAFGVLTTENIEQAIERAGTKAGNKGAEAALVALEMVNLLAQIKAA, from the coding sequence ATGAAAGTATTAGAAGGCGCAGTCGCCGCACCAGAGGCGAAAATTGCGGTGGTTATCGCGCGTTTTAACAGTTTTATCAACGAGAGTTTATTAGAAGGTGCAGTGGATGCGCTAAAACGTATCGGTCAAGTAAAAGAAGAAAATATTACACTAGTGCGCGCGCCGGGCGCCTATGAATTGCCCTTGGTGGCGCGTCGTTTGGCTGAAAGCAAAAAATATGATGCAATCGTCGCTTTAGGGACGGTTATTCGCGGCGGTACAGCGCATTTTGAATATGTCGCGGGCGAAGCGAGCAGCGGTTTAGGACAAGTCGCAATGCAAGCGGAAATTCCAGTCGCCTTTGGCGTGTTAACCACAGAAAATATCGAGCAAGCGATTGAGCGTGCGGGGACTAAAGCGGGAAATAAAGGCGCGGAAGCTGCCTTAGTCGCTTTAGAAATGGTTAATTTATTAGCGCAAATCAAAGCGGCATAA
- a CDS encoding ribosomal-protein-alanine N-acetyltransferase, translated as MKNENLINLTVLPLEELSLKKNSFSCSVKALESYFHQDASQDVKKRLAKCFVLIDNKQSKIIGYYTLSALSVPVSDIPQERIKKGIPYPNIPAVLIGRLAIDDSFQKQGYGKFLIADAMYKIKNTTVGSAILVVDAKDDNAASFYERLGFIEFEHLETKHRKLFYPLAKIIK; from the coding sequence ATGAAAAATGAAAATTTGATAAATTTAACCGTATTGCCTTTAGAAGAATTAAGCCTCAAAAAAAACTCTTTTTCTTGTTCTGTTAAGGCATTGGAGAGTTACTTTCATCAGGATGCTTCTCAAGATGTAAAAAAAAGGCTAGCAAAATGTTTTGTGCTTATCGACAACAAACAATCTAAGATTATTGGTTATTACACATTGTCAGCGTTATCTGTACCAGTTTCAGATATACCACAAGAAAGAATAAAAAAAGGAATTCCATACCCTAATATTCCTGCTGTTTTAATCGGTCGATTGGCGATTGATGATAGTTTTCAGAAGCAAGGATATGGTAAATTTTTAATTGCAGATGCGATGTACAAAATCAAAAATACGACCGTAGGCTCTGCAATTTTGGTTGTTGACGCAAAAGATGATAATGCGGCTTCATTTTATGAGCGATTGGGCTTTATTGAATTTGAACATTTGGAGACGAAGCATAGAAAATTATTTTATCCGCTAGCAAAAATCATAAAATAG